A genomic segment from Nitratiruptor sp. YY08-10 encodes:
- a CDS encoding DegT/DnrJ/EryC1/StrS aminotransferase family protein yields MKKIPLFSLQIDSKEIESIKEALEQKNKRDELEKSFAQYIGCPHSLATSNETASLHLAMTTIDLKRGDKILCSVNSYPNVPEVVRHFDAEPIFVDICPDDFNIDLDELEKILSKNKSKKLKGAIISHIAGQPTDLDRLYEIAREYNILIIEDASNALGATYNGNKIGSLEADITTFSFNPHKRFTTNNGGMMCLKNEELEERARLLQRNAMVRSEWDEEGHLGYIYDVVDIGLEYDMSDLEAAFNLSQLQKNDAAIERRRQIAAIYHKELANTPHIELPKEVRDHIYSLFIIKIDKNRDSFARELYKRGIEVGLHYIPLHLLSYYKQKYSLRINDFPKALRNYQQILSIPIHSGMSDEDVYYVIEQIKEVAQSRV; encoded by the coding sequence ATGAAAAAAATTCCTCTTTTTTCACTGCAAATAGACAGCAAAGAGATAGAGTCGATCAAAGAAGCTCTTGAACAAAAAAATAAGCGAGACGAACTTGAAAAAAGTTTTGCGCAATATATAGGATGCCCACACTCTTTGGCTACATCCAATGAAACGGCCTCGTTGCATCTGGCAATGACGACGATAGATTTAAAACGGGGCGATAAGATTTTGTGTAGTGTCAATTCCTACCCAAATGTTCCCGAAGTAGTTCGCCATTTCGATGCAGAACCGATCTTTGTCGATATCTGTCCAGATGATTTCAATATCGATTTGGATGAGTTGGAAAAGATCCTTAGTAAGAACAAAAGCAAAAAGCTCAAAGGTGCTATCATTTCACATATTGCAGGCCAGCCTACAGATCTTGACAGACTGTATGAAATTGCACGTGAATATAATATCCTCATTATTGAAGATGCTTCCAATGCACTGGGTGCGACATACAACGGAAACAAAATAGGCTCTTTGGAAGCAGATATCACCACATTTAGTTTCAATCCACATAAACGTTTTACGACGAACAATGGCGGAATGATGTGTTTGAAAAATGAAGAGTTGGAAGAAAGAGCAAGACTCTTGCAAAGAAACGCAATGGTTCGCAGTGAATGGGATGAAGAGGGACATCTTGGATATATCTATGATGTCGTTGATATCGGTTTGGAATATGATATGAGTGATTTAGAAGCCGCGTTTAATCTTTCTCAACTGCAAAAAAACGATGCAGCGATAGAGCGAAGACGTCAAATTGCGGCAATCTACCATAAAGAGTTGGCAAATACACCGCATATTGAACTTCCAAAAGAGGTAAGAGACCATATCTATTCGCTTTTTATTATCAAGATAGATAAAAACAGAGACTCTTTTGCAAGAGAACTCTATAAAAGAGGAATAGAAGTAGGCCTTCACTATATTCCCCTTCATCTATTGAGTTACTATAAGCAAAAATATAGTTTGCGCATTAACGATTTTCCAAAAGCGTTGAGAAACTATCAACAAATTCTCTCAATTCCAATACATTCGGGAATGAGTGATGAAGATGTATATTATGTTATAGAACAGATCAAAGAGGTGGCTCAATCAAGGGTATAG